The following are encoded together in the Thermomonas brevis genome:
- a CDS encoding cytochrome b, translating into MPTPFPRTDWSALSKALHWLIAALILAMAWIGLTMGDMPNGPDKIATYALHKSIGLSIFALAALRLGWRLYAGAPAPVTGTPRWQERIASATHVALYVLLLALPLTGWLLNSAAGFPLQWFGLFNLPSIAARDEALHTLAVQTHEALFWALAVLVVMHAAAALYHHLFLGDATLARMLPRGWLRAPANDTPETP; encoded by the coding sequence ATGCCGACCCCATTCCCGCGCACCGACTGGTCCGCGCTGAGCAAGGCGCTGCACTGGCTGATCGCCGCGCTGATCCTGGCGATGGCGTGGATCGGCCTGACCATGGGCGACATGCCCAACGGGCCGGACAAGATCGCCACCTACGCGCTGCACAAGTCGATCGGCCTGAGCATCTTCGCGCTGGCGGCGCTGCGGCTGGGCTGGCGGCTGTATGCGGGCGCGCCGGCGCCGGTGACGGGCACGCCGCGCTGGCAGGAGCGCATCGCCAGCGCGACCCACGTGGCGCTGTACGTGTTGCTGCTGGCGCTGCCGCTGACCGGCTGGCTGCTGAACTCCGCCGCGGGCTTTCCGCTGCAATGGTTCGGGCTGTTCAACCTGCCGTCGATCGCGGCGCGCGACGAGGCGCTGCATACCTTGGCCGTGCAGACGCACGAAGCATTGTTCTGGGCGCTGGCCGTGCTGGTGGTGATGCACGCGGCGGCCGCGCTCTACCACCACCTGTTCCTGGGCGATGCCACCCTCGCCCGCATGCTGCCGCGCGGCTGGCTGCGCGCGCCCGCCAACGACACTCCGGAGACCCCCTGA
- a CDS encoding hybrid sensor histidine kinase/response regulator — protein sequence MTHRFRFVLLLWLACACALAGVPERPRFRIVGTAQGLPSTEIKALARDADGYLWIGTADGLARYDGVGMRVWRYDPARPDGLPGNNVQALLVDAGNRLWVAVEGEGVSVLDARRQRFVRYRKATHPELAGDDVWAMARQGDAVWLGMFEGGLARVDASGRMRHYTQADGLPSDTVLALAVDARGALWAGTTDGVAQLRGDAFVPVALPGAEEAPLIYSLTAQADGLWVGSSLGVWRNRDGRWAQPDWSPMFHRPNAMMAIASDLDGGHWIASQRGLWRQHGSEAPAPVHTGGPAIPRVLLTLLRQPDGALWVPVAGLGLGYLHSGWRQLARLDGPQDGLQGALYRALAPARDGGFWLGGFNGVVERLHADGSVESLDEASLDRLRSVKPLSIAEDRDGRLWLGHRSGLMRIGTNGVIDEWSPKDAQDAAPAGQIDQLQIADDGSLWLAAPGGGVQQRDVSSGRVLRDFPAGDASGLGGADIEALALSPDGGVWVASSEGVAVLDPAANRFRALPALGDGRVYAFAFDGPDLLWLQRQPGLEQYRRRDGQWTREARIDAAQGMPALGAAGLRVDARHRVWISTSRGLLRWDPRTRVLRRHGAQDDSGSQEYQDRALAMSAQGVLAAAAADGSLLLVDTAATEPPPALPPLRFDRASVRRNGGWQDLPLGAALALGRDDREFRVGARLLAFDDPASNRYWSKLDGFDRDWVALGASGDRSFTGLAPGRYVLRVRAREAAGNAAREQRMVFAVPPPWWRTWWALAGFALLAALALAAIALAYRARLRRSHAWQLAEHKRALAEQASEAKSRFLATLGHEVRTPMTGVLGMSELLRGSRLDERQRGQVDAIHRAGEHLLRLVNDALDLARIEAGKLELANADFALRPLLDEVAGLMAPVAERKGLVFVDGLAADAPIGLHGDRTRVQQILLNLLGNAIKFTENGHVSLEAEALAPQGVRFVVADTGPGLNREQQSRLFRRFEQADGARTASRYGGSGLGLAISQELAAAMGGRIAVDSEPGRGTRFVVELPLAHAEVPAKPAMPEAPASGTDALRLLLVEDDPIVAEVMRGLLREQGHAVTHVAHGLAALSEIAARQFDAALLDLDLPGVDGLALARMLRAQGFRAPLLAVTARSDAEAETQARADGFDAFLRKPVTGAQLAEALAAALRR from the coding sequence ATGACGCATCGATTCCGGTTCGTGCTGCTGCTGTGGCTGGCCTGCGCCTGCGCGCTGGCGGGGGTGCCCGAGCGCCCGCGTTTCCGCATCGTCGGCACCGCGCAGGGCCTGCCTTCGACCGAGATCAAGGCGCTGGCGCGCGACGCCGACGGCTATCTGTGGATCGGCACCGCCGACGGCCTGGCGCGCTACGACGGCGTGGGCATGCGGGTCTGGCGCTACGACCCGGCCCGGCCCGACGGCCTGCCCGGCAACAACGTGCAGGCGCTGCTGGTGGACGCCGGCAACCGGCTGTGGGTCGCGGTGGAGGGCGAGGGCGTCAGCGTGCTGGACGCGCGCCGGCAGCGCTTCGTCCGTTACCGCAAGGCCACCCATCCCGAACTGGCCGGCGATGACGTGTGGGCGATGGCGCGACAGGGCGACGCGGTCTGGCTGGGCATGTTCGAGGGCGGGCTGGCCCGCGTCGACGCCTCCGGCCGGATGCGCCATTACACGCAGGCGGACGGGCTGCCATCGGACACCGTGCTGGCGCTGGCCGTGGATGCGCGCGGCGCGCTGTGGGCGGGCACCACCGACGGCGTGGCGCAGCTGCGCGGCGATGCGTTCGTGCCGGTGGCGCTGCCCGGCGCCGAGGAAGCGCCGCTGATCTATTCGCTCACCGCGCAGGCCGACGGGCTGTGGGTGGGCAGTTCGCTGGGGGTCTGGCGCAACCGCGACGGGCGCTGGGCGCAGCCGGACTGGTCGCCGATGTTCCACCGGCCCAACGCGATGATGGCGATCGCCTCCGACCTTGACGGCGGCCACTGGATCGCCAGCCAGCGCGGCCTGTGGCGGCAGCACGGCAGCGAAGCGCCCGCGCCGGTGCACACCGGCGGGCCGGCCATCCCGCGCGTGCTGCTGACCCTGCTGCGGCAGCCGGACGGCGCGCTGTGGGTACCGGTGGCCGGCCTCGGCCTGGGCTACCTGCATTCGGGCTGGCGGCAGCTGGCCCGGCTCGACGGCCCGCAGGACGGCCTGCAGGGCGCGCTGTACCGGGCGCTGGCGCCCGCGCGCGACGGCGGCTTCTGGCTGGGCGGCTTCAACGGCGTGGTGGAGCGGCTGCACGCGGACGGCAGCGTCGAATCGCTGGACGAGGCCAGTCTGGACCGGCTGCGCAGCGTGAAGCCGCTGTCCATCGCCGAGGATCGCGACGGCCGGCTGTGGCTCGGCCATCGCTCCGGATTGATGCGCATCGGCACCAACGGCGTCATCGACGAATGGAGTCCGAAGGACGCGCAGGATGCGGCGCCGGCCGGGCAGATCGACCAATTGCAAATCGCCGACGACGGCAGCCTGTGGCTGGCCGCGCCCGGCGGCGGCGTGCAGCAGCGCGACGTCTCCAGCGGCCGCGTGCTGCGCGATTTCCCGGCCGGCGACGCCAGTGGTCTGGGCGGCGCCGACATTGAGGCGCTGGCGCTGTCGCCCGATGGCGGCGTGTGGGTGGCAAGCAGCGAAGGCGTGGCCGTGCTCGACCCGGCCGCGAACCGCTTCCGCGCATTGCCCGCGCTGGGCGACGGACGCGTCTATGCGTTTGCCTTCGACGGGCCGGACCTGCTGTGGCTGCAGCGCCAGCCCGGGCTGGAGCAGTACCGCCGCCGCGATGGGCAATGGACGAGGGAGGCGCGCATCGACGCCGCGCAGGGTATGCCCGCGCTCGGCGCGGCGGGCCTGCGCGTGGACGCCCGCCACCGCGTCTGGATCAGCACCTCGCGCGGGCTGCTGCGCTGGGACCCGCGGACGCGCGTGCTGCGCCGGCACGGCGCGCAGGACGACAGCGGCAGCCAGGAATACCAGGACCGCGCGCTGGCGATGAGCGCGCAGGGCGTGCTGGCGGCGGCCGCGGCGGACGGCAGCCTGCTGCTGGTCGATACCGCGGCGACCGAGCCGCCGCCCGCATTGCCCCCGTTGCGCTTCGATCGCGCCTCGGTGCGCCGCAACGGCGGCTGGCAGGACCTGCCGCTGGGCGCGGCGCTGGCACTTGGGCGCGACGACCGCGAGTTCCGCGTCGGCGCGCGCCTGCTCGCCTTCGACGATCCCGCCTCGAACCGCTACTGGTCGAAGCTCGACGGCTTCGACCGCGACTGGGTCGCGCTCGGCGCCAGCGGCGACCGCAGCTTCACTGGCCTTGCGCCCGGCCGCTACGTCCTGCGCGTCCGCGCGCGCGAAGCCGCTGGCAATGCCGCCCGCGAGCAGCGCATGGTCTTCGCGGTGCCGCCGCCGTGGTGGCGCACCTGGTGGGCGCTGGCGGGATTCGCGCTGCTCGCGGCGCTGGCGCTCGCCGCCATCGCGCTGGCCTACCGCGCGCGGCTGCGGCGCAGCCACGCCTGGCAATTGGCCGAACACAAGCGTGCGCTGGCCGAGCAGGCGTCGGAAGCGAAGTCGCGCTTTCTCGCCACGCTGGGCCACGAAGTGCGCACGCCGATGACCGGCGTGCTGGGCATGAGCGAACTGCTGCGCGGCAGCCGCCTCGACGAGCGGCAGCGCGGCCAGGTCGATGCCATCCACCGCGCCGGCGAACACCTGTTGCGGCTGGTCAACGACGCGCTGGACCTGGCCCGCATCGAGGCCGGCAAGCTGGAACTGGCGAACGCCGACTTCGCCCTGCGCCCGCTGCTGGACGAAGTGGCCGGGCTGATGGCGCCGGTGGCGGAACGCAAGGGGCTGGTGTTCGTCGATGGGCTGGCGGCGGACGCGCCGATCGGCCTGCACGGCGACCGCACCCGCGTGCAGCAGATCCTGCTCAACCTGCTCGGCAACGCGATCAAGTTCACCGAGAACGGGCACGTCTCGCTGGAGGCCGAAGCGCTCGCGCCGCAGGGCGTGCGCTTCGTGGTGGCCGACACCGGGCCGGGCCTCAATCGCGAGCAGCAGTCGCGGCTGTTCCGGCGCTTCGAGCAGGCCGACGGCGCGCGCACCGCTTCGCGCTACGGCGGCAGCGGGCTCGGTCTTGCGATTTCGCAGGAACTGGCGGCTGCGATGGGCGGGCGCATCGCGGTGGACAGCGAGCCGGGGCGCGGCACCCGCTTCGTCGTCGAACTGCCGCTGGCGCATGCGGAAGTTCCGGCGAAGCCGGCGATGCCGGAAGCGCCGGCCTCCGGCACGGACGCGCTGCGCCTGCTGCTGGTCGAGGACGATCCGATCGTGGCCGAGGTGATGCGCGGTTTGCTGCGCGAACAGGGGCACGCGGTGACGCATGTCGCGCACGGGCTGGCGGCGCTGTCGGAAATCGCCGCGCGGCAGTTCGACGCCGCGCTGCTCGACCTCGACCTGCCGGGCGTGGACGGGCTGGCGCTGGCGCGGATGCTGCGTGCGCAGGGGTTCCGCGCGCCGCTGCTCGCGGTCACCGCGCGTTCCGACGCGGAAGCGGAAACGCAGGCGCGCGCGGACGGTTTCGACGCCTTCCTGCGCAAGCCCGTCACCGGCGCGCAGTTGGCGGAGGCGCTGGCCGCGGCGCTGCGGCGCTGA